In Maridesulfovibrio ferrireducens, the following proteins share a genomic window:
- a CDS encoding glycosyltransferase: MIPNLFHFVFGLKEQTEPLHLAHALAIISCARVNKPVKIFFHYHHEPYGPYWEVVKPLVKLIKVTPPDNIFGIPIKHYAHQADIIRLNALLEIGGVYADMDTLFVNKLPPDLFQKPFVMGKQGEMGLCNAFMMSSRQSRFAKRWLDGHASAFKGGKPGTPEWDNHSVFFPGQLAKTIPSDIHIEPQISFFKHLFTAHGLSDLFEKTDTDLDNVYSMHLWENIAWGKHLSKLTPEIIKSTDTTYNCIARRFLDEI, from the coding sequence ATGATCCCTAATCTTTTTCACTTCGTGTTTGGATTAAAAGAACAAACCGAGCCTTTGCATCTTGCACATGCTTTGGCTATAATATCCTGTGCCAGAGTCAATAAACCCGTAAAAATTTTTTTCCATTATCATCATGAACCATATGGTCCGTACTGGGAGGTAGTTAAACCTCTTGTTAAGCTTATTAAAGTTACCCCACCTGATAATATTTTTGGTATTCCAATTAAACATTATGCTCATCAGGCAGATATAATAAGACTTAATGCTCTTTTGGAGATTGGCGGAGTGTACGCGGATATGGATACACTTTTTGTTAATAAACTGCCTCCTGATCTTTTCCAAAAACCCTTTGTAATGGGAAAGCAGGGGGAAATGGGGCTTTGTAATGCCTTTATGATGAGTAGCAGGCAAAGCCGTTTTGCTAAACGGTGGCTGGATGGGCACGCTAGTGCATTTAAAGGCGGCAAGCCCGGTACGCCAGAATGGGATAATCATTCAGTTTTTTTCCCGGGACAATTGGCAAAAACTATCCCCTCAGATATTCATATAGAGCCGCAAATCAGTTTTTTTAAGCATCTATTCACGGCACATGGTTTGAGTGACTTATTTGAAAAGACTGACACAGATTTGGATAATGTTTATTCTATGCATCTTTGGGAGAATATCGCATGGGGGAAGCATTTATCGAAGCTCACCCCCGAGATTATTAAATCTACCGACACTACTTATAATTGTATTGCCAGGAGGTTCTTAGATGAAATTTGA